A region of Massilia sp. WG5 DNA encodes the following proteins:
- a CDS encoding GNAT family N-acetyltransferase has translation MNSEFITSVPYLHTERLTLREYRREDFGEFAAHCADPVSSAHLVPADRHAAWRIFCSQAGLWLIHGAGWWAVQEKETGQLVGNVGAFFREGSTVMELGWNTYRAFWGQGFANEAAAAALHHALEIRREAKVRALIASANESSLRVARRLGLAYEAETEIYGNAVGIYTRARESSLV, from the coding sequence ATGAATAGCGAATTCATCACCTCTGTTCCCTACCTTCACACGGAACGCCTCACGCTTCGTGAATATCGACGGGAGGACTTTGGCGAATTCGCAGCGCATTGCGCCGACCCGGTAAGCTCGGCGCACCTGGTCCCGGCCGACCGCCATGCCGCATGGCGCATCTTCTGTTCACAAGCAGGACTATGGCTCATACATGGCGCTGGTTGGTGGGCTGTCCAGGAAAAGGAAACCGGTCAGCTCGTCGGGAATGTCGGCGCATTCTTCCGCGAGGGATCCACTGTGATGGAGCTCGGCTGGAATACCTATCGTGCCTTCTGGGGCCAGGGATTCGCGAACGAAGCGGCGGCAGCAGCCTTGCACCATGCGCTCGAGATCCGGCGCGAAGCAAAAGTTCGGGCTCTCATCGCTTCGGCCAATGAATCATCGCTGCGCGTTGCCAGGCGTCTTGGCCTGGCATATGAGGCAGAAACTGAGATCTACGGCAACGCGGTCGGCATTTATACGCGTGCGCGCGAAAGCTCGCTTGTTTAG
- a CDS encoding PEP-CTERM sorting domain-containing protein: MNLRNAALISTVSLGILLSAPMAHAASVQVFTDRTSFEAALSGVTVDNLDNVPLQYHYGSFQRPGYQYTTTGAYGCTNSDPSCGDNSSLGFDNSYLLTYRESPVTFTFASAVNGFGFDFSSPRYYDPVNASIDGVESPTTSGFFGLVYSDARNSFTLSQNQIYMLIDNVTAGQSASADVPEPSVLGLMGIGVLGAALARRRKSAASAA, from the coding sequence ATGAATCTCCGTAACGCTGCTTTGATCAGTACCGTGTCACTTGGTATCCTCTTGTCTGCACCGATGGCCCATGCCGCTTCCGTTCAGGTATTTACCGATCGCACAAGTTTTGAAGCGGCGCTGAGTGGCGTCACGGTCGATAATCTTGATAACGTACCTCTGCAATACCATTACGGTAGCTTCCAACGTCCAGGGTACCAGTACACGACCACTGGCGCCTATGGCTGCACGAATAGCGACCCCAGCTGCGGCGATAACAGCTCGCTTGGCTTCGACAATTCTTATTTGTTGACCTATCGTGAAAGCCCGGTAACCTTCACCTTTGCCAGCGCGGTCAATGGTTTCGGTTTCGATTTCTCCAGCCCGCGCTATTACGATCCGGTTAATGCCAGTATCGACGGCGTGGAGTCGCCCACCACCAGCGGGTTCTTCGGCCTGGTGTACAGCGATGCGCGTAACTCGTTCACGTTGAGCCAAAACCAGATATACATGCTGATCGATAACGTCACCGCCGGCCAATCTGCCTCGGCAGACGTCCCTGAACCGTCGGTGCTGGGACTGATGGGAATTGGCGTGCTCGGCGCGGCACTCGCCCGACGTCGCAAATCCGCCGCCTCAGCCGCATGA
- a CDS encoding TlpA disulfide reductase family protein: MTAFTPAGPTTTTTMQTRISRSFLPVIFSLLACMTAGMAAAADAALKPWPAKQATPALRLAGLDGRDWDLSRLRGKVVVVNFWASWCAPCVEELPVLNALARQAPSMVAVVGVNYKEPLDTIERFSAAHPFAYPVLRDRSGEMFKAWTAGVMPTTILVDRQGRARWRSVGELGADDTRLKAAIDALLAEQAE; the protein is encoded by the coding sequence ATGACGGCCTTTACCCCAGCCGGGCCGACGACGACGACGACGATGCAGACCAGGATTTCACGCAGCTTCCTCCCGGTTATCTTCAGCCTGCTGGCCTGCATGACGGCAGGGATGGCGGCGGCTGCCGATGCGGCACTGAAGCCCTGGCCGGCGAAACAGGCGACGCCGGCATTGCGCCTCGCCGGCCTGGACGGCAGGGACTGGGACCTGTCCCGCCTGCGCGGCAAGGTGGTGGTGGTGAATTTCTGGGCCAGCTGGTGCGCGCCCTGCGTCGAGGAGCTGCCGGTGCTGAACGCGCTGGCCCGCCAGGCGCCGTCGATGGTGGCCGTGGTCGGCGTGAACTACAAGGAGCCGCTCGACACCATCGAGCGCTTTTCGGCCGCCCACCCATTCGCCTACCCCGTGCTGCGCGACCGTTCCGGCGAGATGTTCAAGGCCTGGACCGCCGGCGTGATGCCGACCACGATCCTGGTCGACCGCCAGGGCCGCGCGCGCTGGCGCAGCGTGGGTGAGCTCGGCGCGGACGATACGCGGCTGAAGGCCGCGATCGACGCCCTGCTGGCCGAGCAGGCCGAATAA
- a CDS encoding transglutaminase-like domain-containing protein, whose product MEDTKPTNRRALLKAATGALLAGALPRTLLAQDKTAQAEHHFDPRPGDWKSYEVVTRVNLQRASGPSTVWVPLPVVDTDWQRTLSNNWSGNAKSMRVGADPRYGARFLVAEFDGSAPPVLEVVSRVQTRDRAENWKTRTLGGESAEDLKLWMQPTDLMPLDGIVKKTALQITSGARTDEEKVQRIYDWIVLNTFREPKVRGCGTGDIKTMLETGNFGGKCADLNGLLVGLSRAAGVPARDVYGIRLAPSAFGYRVLGGKPAALQGAQHCRAEVYLKQHGWVAMDPADVTKVMREETPNWIKDPDAPLVAPVKQALFGGWEGNWMGYNFAHDVRLPGSHAGKVGFLMYPQAESRGEAYDSLAPDSFAYTITARAI is encoded by the coding sequence ATGGAAGACACCAAACCGACGAACCGCCGCGCCCTCCTGAAAGCCGCCACCGGCGCCCTGCTGGCCGGCGCCCTGCCGCGCACCCTGCTGGCCCAGGACAAGACCGCGCAAGCCGAGCACCACTTCGACCCGCGTCCGGGCGACTGGAAGAGCTACGAGGTGGTGACGCGCGTGAACCTGCAGCGCGCGTCCGGCCCGTCGACGGTCTGGGTGCCGCTGCCGGTCGTCGACACAGACTGGCAGCGTACGCTGTCGAACAACTGGTCGGGCAATGCGAAATCGATGCGCGTCGGCGCCGATCCGCGCTATGGCGCGCGCTTCCTGGTCGCCGAATTCGACGGCAGCGCGCCGCCCGTGCTGGAAGTGGTCTCGCGCGTGCAGACCCGCGACCGCGCCGAGAACTGGAAGACCCGTACGCTGGGCGGCGAGTCCGCCGAAGACCTGAAGCTGTGGATGCAGCCGACCGACCTGATGCCGCTCGACGGCATCGTCAAGAAGACGGCGCTGCAGATCACCTCGGGCGCGCGCACCGACGAAGAGAAGGTCCAGCGCATCTACGACTGGATCGTGCTGAACACCTTCCGCGAGCCGAAGGTGCGCGGCTGCGGCACCGGCGACATCAAGACCATGCTGGAGACCGGCAACTTCGGCGGCAAGTGCGCCGACCTGAACGGCCTGCTGGTCGGCCTGTCCCGCGCCGCCGGCGTGCCGGCCCGCGATGTCTACGGCATCCGCCTGGCGCCGAGCGCCTTCGGCTACCGCGTCCTCGGCGGCAAGCCCGCCGCCTTGCAGGGCGCCCAGCACTGCCGCGCCGAGGTCTACCTGAAGCAGCACGGCTGGGTCGCCATGGACCCGGCCGACGTCACCAAGGTGATGCGCGAGGAAACGCCGAACTGGATCAAGGACCCGGACGCGCCGCTGGTCGCGCCGGTCAAGCAGGCCCTGTTCGGCGGCTGGGAAGGCAACTGGATGGGCTATAACTTCGCCCACGACGTGCGCCTGCCCGGCTCCCACGCGGGCAAGGTCGGCTTCCTGATGTATCCGCAGGCCGAAAGCCGCGGCGAGGCCTACGATTCGCTGGCGCCGGACAGCTTCGCCTACACCATCACCGCACGCGCGATCTGA
- a CDS encoding mercuric transporter MerT family protein gives MQDTGAPSARKAGGLIAFALLASILASTCCVLPLVLVLVGITGAWMVHLTALKPLTPYAIALTAGALGWAGWLLFRPAAVCAIDDPACATTRPAMRKLFVGCAVFIALLLGFPLIAPLFY, from the coding sequence ATGCAGGACACCGGCGCACCCTCCGCGCGCAAGGCAGGCGGCCTGATCGCGTTTGCCTTGCTGGCCTCGATCCTCGCCTCCACCTGCTGCGTGCTGCCGCTGGTGCTGGTGCTGGTCGGGATCACCGGCGCATGGATGGTGCACCTGACCGCACTGAAGCCCTTGACGCCCTACGCCATCGCGCTGACCGCCGGCGCGCTCGGCTGGGCCGGCTGGCTGCTGTTCCGGCCGGCGGCGGTGTGCGCGATCGACGACCCCGCGTGCGCCACCACCCGCCCCGCCATGCGCAAGCTGTTCGTCGGCTGCGCCGTGTTCATCGCCCTGCTGCTCGGCTTCCCGCTGATCGCACCGTTGTTTTATTGA
- the merP gene encoding mercury resistance system periplasmic binding protein MerP: MKTLNAISLIALACAAPLALAKQQTVKLNVPTMDCATCPITIKAALVKVPGVAKVQVSYEKREAVIVYDDAQASVADLKKATEDVGYPSMLKTAR, encoded by the coding sequence ATGAAAACGCTGAACGCCATTTCCCTGATCGCCCTCGCCTGCGCCGCGCCCCTCGCGCTGGCCAAGCAGCAGACCGTCAAGCTGAACGTGCCGACCATGGACTGCGCCACCTGCCCGATCACGATCAAGGCCGCCCTGGTCAAGGTGCCGGGCGTCGCCAAGGTCCAGGTCAGCTATGAAAAGCGCGAAGCCGTGATCGTCTACGACGACGCCCAGGCCAGCGTGGCCGACCTCAAGAAGGCGACCGAGGACGTCGGCTACCCGTCCATGCTGAAGACTGCGCGCTAG
- a CDS encoding family 16 glycosylhydrolase, translating to MKIRTLIGAAALALACGGALAQTASTQPPGWVLDWSDEFDGPALDHGKWVEELGGHGFGNHELQFYTARPENVRVSGGNLVIEARREDWEGKKYTSARIKTAGLKERTHGRYEARIRIPRGQGIWPAFWLLGADCESTGWPRCGEIDIMENIGKEPATVHGTIHGPGYSGDRGFGEPSSLASGAFADDFHVYAVEWEPREIRWYRDGILYHTARPDLVKGDWVFEHPFFVILNLAVGGDWPGNPDAGTTFPQRMLVDYVRVYRRASSSPQGAGTGAGK from the coding sequence ATGAAGATCCGCACCCTGATCGGCGCCGCGGCGCTGGCGCTGGCATGCGGCGGCGCGTTGGCGCAGACCGCATCGACCCAGCCGCCGGGCTGGGTGCTCGACTGGAGTGACGAATTCGACGGCCCGGCACTCGACCATGGCAAGTGGGTCGAGGAGCTCGGCGGCCACGGCTTCGGCAACCATGAGCTCCAGTTCTACACGGCGCGACCCGAGAACGTGCGCGTCAGCGGCGGCAATCTGGTGATCGAGGCGCGGCGCGAAGATTGGGAAGGGAAGAAATACACTTCGGCCCGGATCAAGACGGCCGGCCTGAAGGAACGCACTCACGGACGTTACGAGGCGCGCATCCGGATTCCGCGCGGGCAGGGGATCTGGCCGGCTTTCTGGCTGCTGGGCGCCGACTGCGAGAGCACCGGCTGGCCACGCTGCGGCGAGATCGACATCATGGAGAATATCGGCAAGGAACCGGCCACCGTGCACGGCACCATCCACGGGCCGGGCTACTCGGGCGACCGGGGCTTCGGCGAGCCGTCGTCGCTGGCGTCAGGCGCCTTCGCCGACGATTTCCACGTCTACGCCGTGGAGTGGGAGCCGCGCGAGATCCGCTGGTACCGCGACGGCATCCTGTATCACACTGCGCGCCCCGACCTGGTCAAGGGCGACTGGGTGTTCGAGCACCCCTTCTTCGTGATCCTGAACCTGGCCGTGGGCGGCGACTGGCCCGGCAATCCGGACGCCGGCACCACCTTCCCGCAGCGCATGCTGGTCGACTACGTGCGGGTCTACCGCCGCGCAAGCTCCTCCCCGCAAGGCGCGGGCACGGGCGCAGGCAAGTAA
- a CDS encoding TonB-dependent receptor, which yields MHYPKANQKLICLAVAGACAAFVAPGYAQDQTSNPTADAPAQDGAVQTVVVSGIRQSMASSLNLKRNSDGIVDGIVAEDMGKFPDTNLAESLQRISGVSIDRSNGEGQKVTVRGIGPDFNMVLLNGRQMPTSNLGDLNGRAFDFSNLASEAISQLQVYKTSRAETPTGGIGATINVITARPLDRLGTYSSIGVKAVHDRSNENLPGDDKASNSTTPEFSGIYTTTSKDGKWGLGISASYQERNSGYNQASVSSGWKGPFRGDEQTWGAIPATGATNHPKPTDVYLVPQNLNYSFTGVKRQRTNGQLTLQFAPVKELVTTLDYTYSENKLQTKRNDVSAWFNFGPSTSSWTNGPIAAPLVYTEQIPAGNSDVAMGGGNFATKTDNKSLGFNAQYRATNDLKLEFDAHHSTAESMADSPYGSFNVLGTASFSRGDTSADFSKDFPVLSIAGADYNKAPQQVTGSNFQNGYMKGKIDQVQLKGRLRMLETSNLNFGLGSIKVDNRSALSNNQRDTWGGATKASDYPASLWHAADLRGYFDQIDGSGNPNLFTNFRTFNFNEVREAAAKASGLPDLYRAKTAFDTDQRTKEETKNLYLQLNTDWDTAMPMHTAIGVRYEKTDVTSTALVPAATTISWVSANEFPVNFGAPTFTTLTGKYHNLLPSVDWDMDVTPDMKVRASYGETIGRPRYDQIAGGQILNTLARIEGGTGSQGNPGLKPVKSKNLDLSFEWYYAKQSFASVNAFYKDLDNYAGQSQVIAQPFNLHTPVGGALWNEALANGCTTGDTVCIRNYIFRNHPTAPGVTRGPDDGTGNATGTIVGQANDPVANFRITSFSNQKKASLNGLEFNVQHMFANSGFGVSANYTYVHSGLRYDNKSVGEQFALVGLSNSYNVVGIFENDKWSSRLAYNWRGEFLASTFDSAGPNPIYVEPYGQLDLSVGYNVTPKLSVQFEAINLTNETSRSHGRAKEMAEYVTQTGARYMLGARYKF from the coding sequence ATGCATTACCCCAAGGCAAACCAAAAACTGATCTGCCTGGCCGTCGCCGGCGCCTGCGCGGCGTTTGTCGCACCGGGCTACGCCCAGGATCAGACCAGCAACCCGACCGCCGATGCCCCGGCGCAGGACGGCGCCGTACAGACCGTCGTCGTGAGCGGCATCCGCCAGTCGATGGCCTCGTCGCTCAACCTGAAGCGCAACTCGGATGGTATCGTCGACGGCATCGTTGCCGAAGACATGGGCAAGTTCCCGGATACCAACCTGGCCGAGTCGCTGCAGCGCATCTCGGGCGTGTCGATCGACCGCAGCAACGGTGAAGGCCAGAAGGTCACCGTGCGCGGCATCGGCCCCGACTTCAACATGGTGCTGCTGAACGGCCGCCAGATGCCGACCTCGAACCTCGGCGACCTGAACGGCCGCGCCTTCGACTTCTCGAACCTGGCTTCGGAAGCGATCTCGCAACTGCAGGTCTACAAGACCAGCCGCGCCGAAACCCCGACCGGCGGCATCGGCGCCACCATCAACGTCATCACCGCGCGTCCGCTGGACCGCCTGGGCACCTACTCGAGCATCGGCGTCAAGGCCGTGCACGACCGCTCGAACGAGAACCTGCCGGGGGATGACAAGGCCAGCAATTCCACCACGCCGGAATTCTCGGGCATCTACACCACCACCAGCAAGGACGGCAAATGGGGCCTGGGCATCAGCGCCAGCTACCAGGAGCGCAACTCGGGCTACAACCAGGCGTCCGTCTCGAGCGGCTGGAAAGGCCCGTTCCGCGGCGATGAGCAGACCTGGGGCGCGATCCCGGCCACCGGCGCCACCAACCATCCGAAGCCGACCGATGTCTACCTGGTGCCGCAGAACCTGAACTACAGCTTCACCGGCGTCAAGCGCCAGCGCACCAACGGCCAGCTGACCCTGCAGTTTGCCCCGGTCAAGGAACTGGTCACCACCCTGGACTACACCTACTCCGAGAACAAGCTGCAGACCAAGCGCAACGATGTCTCGGCCTGGTTCAACTTCGGTCCGTCGACCTCGAGCTGGACCAACGGCCCGATCGCCGCGCCGCTGGTATATACCGAGCAAATCCCGGCCGGTAACAGCGACGTCGCCATGGGCGGCGGCAACTTCGCCACCAAGACCGACAACAAGTCGCTCGGCTTCAACGCCCAGTACCGCGCCACCAACGACCTGAAGCTGGAATTCGACGCCCACCACTCGACCGCCGAGTCGATGGCCGACAGCCCCTACGGCTCCTTCAACGTCCTCGGCACCGCGAGCTTCTCGCGCGGCGACACCTCGGCCGACTTCTCGAAGGACTTCCCGGTACTGAGCATCGCCGGCGCCGACTACAATAAAGCGCCGCAGCAGGTGACCGGCTCGAACTTCCAGAACGGCTACATGAAGGGCAAGATCGACCAGGTCCAGCTCAAGGGCCGCCTGCGCATGCTGGAAACGTCGAACCTGAACTTCGGCCTCGGCTCGATCAAGGTCGACAACCGCTCGGCCCTGTCGAACAACCAGCGCGACACCTGGGGCGGCGCCACCAAGGCGTCCGACTATCCGGCCAGCCTGTGGCACGCGGCCGACCTGCGCGGCTACTTCGACCAGATCGACGGCAGCGGCAACCCGAACCTGTTCACGAACTTCCGGACCTTCAATTTCAACGAGGTGCGCGAGGCGGCCGCCAAGGCCTCCGGCCTGCCGGACCTGTACCGCGCGAAGACCGCGTTCGACACCGACCAGCGCACCAAGGAAGAGACCAAGAACCTCTACCTGCAGCTGAACACGGACTGGGATACCGCGATGCCGATGCACACCGCGATCGGCGTGCGCTACGAGAAGACCGACGTCACCTCGACCGCGCTGGTGCCTGCCGCGACGACGATCAGCTGGGTGTCCGCCAACGAGTTCCCGGTGAACTTCGGCGCGCCGACCTTCACCACGCTGACCGGCAAATACCACAACCTGCTGCCGAGCGTCGACTGGGACATGGACGTCACGCCCGACATGAAGGTGCGCGCGAGCTACGGCGAGACCATCGGCCGTCCGCGCTACGACCAGATCGCCGGCGGCCAGATCCTGAATACCCTGGCCCGCATCGAAGGCGGCACCGGCTCCCAGGGCAACCCGGGCCTGAAGCCGGTCAAGTCGAAGAACCTCGACCTGTCCTTCGAGTGGTACTACGCCAAGCAGAGCTTCGCCTCGGTGAACGCGTTCTACAAGGACCTGGACAACTACGCCGGCCAGTCGCAGGTCATCGCCCAGCCCTTCAACCTGCACACCCCGGTCGGCGGCGCGCTGTGGAACGAGGCGCTGGCAAATGGCTGCACCACCGGCGACACGGTCTGCATCCGCAACTACATCTTCCGCAATCACCCGACCGCACCGGGCGTGACGCGCGGCCCGGATGACGGCACCGGCAACGCCACCGGCACCATCGTCGGCCAGGCCAACGACCCGGTCGCCAACTTCCGGATCACCTCCTTCTCGAACCAGAAGAAGGCAAGCCTGAACGGCCTGGAATTCAACGTCCAGCACATGTTCGCGAACAGCGGCTTCGGCGTGTCCGCCAACTACACCTACGTCCACTCGGGCCTGCGCTACGACAACAAGTCGGTCGGCGAACAGTTCGCGCTGGTCGGCCTGTCGAACTCGTACAACGTGGTCGGCATCTTCGAGAACGACAAGTGGAGCAGCCGCCTCGCCTACAACTGGCGCGGCGAATTCCTGGCCTCGACCTTCGACTCGGCCGGTCCGAACCCGATCTACGTCGAGCCTTACGGCCAGCTGGACCTGAGCGTGGGCTACAACGTCACGCCGAAGCTGAGCGTGCAGTTCGAGGCGATCAACCTGACCAACGAGACGTCCCGCAGCCACGGCCGCGCCAAGGAAATGGCCGAGTACGTGACGCAGACCGGCGCGCGCTACATGCTGGGCGCACGCTACAAGTTCTGA
- a CDS encoding tryptophan halogenase family protein, whose product MSEAIKHIVIVGGGSAGWLVAGVLAAEHPLRVTLVESPAVPAIGVGEGTWPSMRDTLHRIGVSESDFFRECDASFKQGSRFDGWRTGKLDGAAGDYYFHPFVLPQGHGEANLAGAWRQSHPDVPFADLVSFQPHLCVHGRAPKQAATPEFAAVANYGYHLDAGKFGVFLRDHCVTKLGVRHVVDHVEAIRPHPDGDIGALVLHGGGVVEGDLFVDCTGMQSLLLGKHYGVPLLHQRHVLFNDSALAVQVPYASGDAPIASQTTSTAQPNGWIWDIGLPGRRGIGHVYSSAHSSDDEAERQLRAYVAATGGPADMPSPRKLSFEPGYRERFWHRNVVAIGLSSGFIEPLEASALALVELSAAWLADDMPATRAQMDTVASRFNEAFTYRWQRVIDFLKLHYVLSKRSDTAYWIEHRAAASIPDRLQALLQLWRTRPPSRRDFSRIEEVFPSASWQYILYGMGFATETAPRASDRPDLADGFFREAARLTARMLPALPSNRELLDHIRQHGLQRI is encoded by the coding sequence ATGAGTGAGGCGATCAAGCACATCGTGATCGTTGGCGGCGGCTCCGCCGGCTGGCTGGTGGCTGGCGTACTGGCTGCCGAACATCCGCTGCGCGTGACCCTGGTCGAGTCCCCGGCGGTGCCCGCCATCGGCGTCGGCGAAGGCACCTGGCCGTCGATGCGCGATACCCTGCACCGCATCGGCGTGTCCGAATCCGATTTCTTCCGCGAGTGCGACGCCTCGTTCAAGCAGGGCTCGCGCTTCGACGGCTGGCGTACCGGCAAGCTCGACGGCGCCGCCGGCGACTACTATTTCCACCCCTTCGTCCTGCCCCAGGGCCATGGCGAGGCCAACCTGGCCGGCGCCTGGCGGCAGTCGCACCCTGACGTTCCCTTCGCCGACCTGGTCAGCTTCCAGCCGCACCTGTGCGTGCACGGACGCGCCCCCAAGCAGGCCGCCACGCCGGAATTCGCGGCGGTCGCCAACTACGGCTACCACCTCGACGCCGGCAAGTTCGGCGTCTTCCTGCGCGACCACTGCGTGACCAAGCTGGGCGTGCGGCATGTGGTCGACCACGTCGAGGCCATCCGCCCGCACCCGGACGGCGATATCGGGGCGCTGGTCCTGCACGGCGGCGGCGTGGTCGAGGGAGACCTGTTCGTCGACTGCACCGGCATGCAGTCCCTCCTGCTCGGCAAGCACTACGGCGTGCCCCTGCTGCACCAGCGCCACGTGCTGTTCAACGACAGCGCGCTGGCCGTGCAGGTCCCGTATGCGAGCGGGGATGCGCCGATCGCCTCGCAGACCACCTCCACGGCGCAGCCGAACGGCTGGATCTGGGACATCGGCCTGCCCGGCCGGCGCGGCATCGGCCACGTGTATTCCAGCGCGCATTCCAGCGACGACGAGGCCGAGCGCCAGCTGCGCGCCTATGTGGCGGCGACCGGCGGCCCGGCGGACATGCCTTCGCCGCGCAAACTGAGCTTCGAACCCGGCTACCGCGAGCGCTTCTGGCACCGTAACGTGGTCGCGATCGGCTTATCAAGCGGCTTCATCGAACCGCTGGAAGCGTCGGCCCTGGCCCTGGTCGAGCTGTCGGCCGCCTGGCTGGCCGACGACATGCCGGCCACGCGCGCCCAGATGGATACCGTTGCAAGCCGCTTCAACGAAGCCTTCACCTACCGCTGGCAGCGGGTGATCGACTTCCTCAAGCTGCACTACGTGCTGTCGAAGCGCAGCGATACCGCTTACTGGATCGAGCACCGCGCGGCGGCCTCGATTCCCGACCGGCTGCAGGCACTGCTGCAGCTATGGCGCACGCGCCCGCCCTCGCGCCGCGATTTTTCGCGCATCGAGGAAGTGTTCCCGTCCGCGAGCTGGCAGTACATCCTGTACGGGATGGGCTTCGCGACGGAGACGGCGCCGCGAGCCTCGGACCGTCCCGACCTGGCCGACGGCTTTTTCCGCGAGGCCGCCCGCCTGACCGCACGCATGCTGCCGGCCCTGCCTTCGAACCGCGAACTGCTCGACCATATCCGCCAGCATGGCCTGCAGCGCATTTAA
- a CDS encoding SapC family protein produces MPNHALLNNIEHKQLRIVTARGAAYGDAVMSALTFPAEFRELQAHYPIVFAKNHDGTGFDPIALFGFQQGENLFLDGGRSGNGSAWDAPYIPLTVERQPFLIGRPADGAEDELMIHVDLDSPRVSTSEGEPLFLSYGGSSEYLERISRVLRSIHDGLETSKGFIEALLRLELLESFVLDIELDDGSQNRLAGFYTIHEERLAALKPEQLGWLHEVGYLQAIYMAVASLSQFRGLIERKNRANAAHR; encoded by the coding sequence ATGCCCAATCACGCCCTCCTGAACAACATCGAACACAAGCAGCTGCGCATCGTCACCGCGCGCGGCGCGGCCTATGGCGACGCAGTCATGTCGGCCCTCACCTTCCCGGCCGAGTTCCGCGAGCTGCAGGCTCACTATCCGATCGTGTTCGCGAAGAACCACGACGGGACCGGCTTCGACCCGATCGCGCTGTTCGGCTTCCAGCAGGGCGAGAACCTGTTCCTGGACGGCGGCCGCAGCGGCAATGGAAGCGCCTGGGACGCCCCCTACATTCCGCTGACCGTCGAGCGCCAGCCCTTCCTCATCGGACGCCCGGCGGACGGTGCGGAAGACGAACTGATGATCCACGTCGACCTCGACAGCCCGCGCGTCAGCACCAGTGAAGGCGAGCCGCTGTTCCTGTCCTACGGCGGCAGCAGCGAATACCTGGAGCGCATCAGCCGCGTGCTGCGTTCGATCCACGACGGCCTGGAGACCTCGAAAGGCTTCATTGAAGCCCTGCTGCGCCTCGAGCTGCTGGAATCCTTCGTGCTCGACATCGAACTCGACGACGGCTCGCAGAACCGCCTTGCCGGTTTCTACACGATCCACGAAGAGCGCCTGGCCGCGCTGAAGCCCGAGCAGCTCGGATGGCTGCACGAAGTCGGCTACCTGCAGGCGATCTACATGGCGGTGGCCTCGCTGTCGCAGTTCCGCGGGCTGATCGAACGGAAGAATCGCGCCAATGCTGCGCATCGATAA
- a CDS encoding cupin-like domain-containing protein, producing the protein MLRIDKRIRELDVRGPGLPDELLRATEPYIVRGLAAHWPLVEAARSSIDAADAYLRRFYRDATVGAMLGKPEIEGRFFYNQDLTGFNYYSARARLDAVLDEMKGYRNKPRPAAIYVGSTTIDTALPGLRAENDIDLGGRDALASIWIGNQTRIAAHYDLPDNLAVVAAGRRRFTLFPPDQLANLYVGPLDFNPAGQAISLVDFAAPDYQRFPRFRDALQHAQVGELEPGDAIFIPSMWWHHVEALSAFNVLVNYWWRQSPDYMDTPTNALMLALLTMRELPPEQRRAWQEVFRHYIFEPGEESVAHLPPHARHALAPLDEDRARALRGTLLKRINR; encoded by the coding sequence ATGCTGCGCATCGATAAGCGGATCCGGGAGCTGGACGTCCGCGGGCCAGGCCTGCCGGACGAGCTCCTGCGCGCCACCGAACCCTACATCGTTCGCGGCCTGGCCGCGCACTGGCCGCTGGTCGAGGCCGCGCGCAGCTCCATCGACGCCGCCGACGCCTACCTGCGCCGCTTCTACCGCGACGCCACCGTCGGCGCCATGCTCGGCAAGCCGGAGATCGAAGGACGCTTCTTCTACAACCAGGACCTGACCGGTTTCAACTACTACTCGGCGCGTGCGCGGCTGGACGCCGTGCTCGACGAGATGAAAGGCTACCGGAACAAGCCGCGTCCGGCCGCGATCTACGTCGGCTCGACCACCATCGACACCGCCCTGCCCGGCCTGCGCGCGGAAAACGACATCGACCTCGGTGGGCGCGACGCCCTGGCCAGCATCTGGATCGGCAACCAGACCCGGATCGCCGCCCACTACGACCTGCCGGACAACCTGGCGGTGGTGGCGGCCGGACGCCGGCGCTTCACGCTGTTCCCGCCCGACCAGCTGGCGAACCTCTACGTCGGCCCGCTCGACTTCAACCCGGCCGGCCAGGCCATCAGCCTGGTCGACTTCGCCGCGCCGGACTACCAGCGCTTCCCGCGCTTTCGCGACGCCTTGCAGCACGCCCAGGTGGGCGAACTGGAACCGGGGGACGCCATCTTCATCCCGTCGATGTGGTGGCACCACGTGGAGGCCCTGAGCGCCTTCAACGTGCTGGTGAACTACTGGTGGCGCCAGTCGCCGGACTACATGGATACGCCGACGAATGCGCTGATGCTGGCCCTGCTGACCATGCGCGAGCTGCCGCCGGAGCAGCGGCGCGCCTGGCAGGAGGTGTTCCGCCACTACATCTTCGAGCCCGGCGAGGAAAGCGTGGCGCACCTGCCGCCGCACGCGCGCCATGCGCTGGCGCCGCTCGACGAAGACCGCGCGCGGGCCTTGCGCGGCACGCTGCTCAAGCGGATCAACCGATAA